In Entelurus aequoreus isolate RoL-2023_Sb linkage group LG12, RoL_Eaeq_v1.1, whole genome shotgun sequence, the DNA window tgtgtatacgtgtaggtgaacatgtgtgttctataggttatagtgtgtgtatacgtgtaggtgaacatgtgtgttctataggttagtgtgtgtatacgtgtaggtgaacatgtgtgttctataggttagtgtgtgtgtgtatacatgtaggtgaacatgtgtgttctataggttagtgtgtgtgtacgtgtaggtGAACATGTGTGTTCCATAGGTTagtgtgtgtgggtatacgtgTAGGGGAACATGTGTGTTCTATAGGttagtgtgtgtatacgtgtaggtGAACATGTGTGTTCTATAGGTTAGGGTGTGTATACGTGTAGGTGAACATGTGTGTTCTATAGGTTAGTGTGTGTGCGTATACGTGTAGGTGAACATGTGTGTTCTATAGGttagtgtgtgtatacgtgtaggtGAACATGTGTGTTCTATAGGTTAGTGTGTGTTTACGTGTAGGTGAACATGTGTGTTCTATagcttagtgtgtgtgtatacgtgtaggtGAACATGTGTGTTTTATAGGttagtgtgtgtatacgtgtaggtgaacatgtgtgttctataggttagtgtgtgtgtgtgtgtgtatacgtgtaggtgaacatgtgtgttctataggttagtgtgtgtatatgtgtaggtGAACATGTGTGTTCTAAAGGTAGGTGAATATTTATGTTGTATAGGTAGCTGAATATGTGTGTTCTAtaggttagtgtgtgtgtatacgtgtcggTGAACATGTGTGTTCTATGTGTTAGGGCGTGTGTATACGTGTAGGTGAACATGTGTGTTCTATAagttatagtgtgtgtatacgtgttggtgaacatgtgtgttctataggttagtgtgtgtgtgttcaatgtgtaggTGAACGTGTGTTATATAGGTAGATGAACATGTGTGTTCTATAGCTTAGTGTGTAGGTGAACGTATGTTCTATAGGttattgtgtgtatacatgtaggtGAATATAGGttagtgtgtgttcagtgtgtagagatgaacatgtgtgttctataggttagtgtgtgtatacgtgtaggtGAACATGTGGGTTCTATAGGTTagtgtgtgtgttcaatgtgtaggTGAACGTGTGTGTTCTATAGGTTagtgtgtgtgttcagtgtgtagAGATGAACATGTGTGTTTTATAGGttaatgtgtgttcaatgtgtaggtgaacatgtgtgttctataggttagtgtgtgtgttcagtgtgtagAGATGAACATGTGTGTTTTATAGGttaatgtgtgttcaatgtgtaggtgaacatgtgtgttctataggttagtgtgtgtgttcaatgtgtaggTGAACGTGTGTTATATAGGTAGATGAACATGTGTGTTCTATAGGTtagtgtgtgttcaatgtgtaggTGAACGTGTGTTATATAGGTAGATGAACATGTGTGTTCTAtagcttagtgtgtgtgtgtatacgtgtaggtGAACGTGTGTTCTATAGGttattgtgtgtatacatgtaggtGAACATAGGttagtgtgtgttcagtgtgtagagatgaacatgtgtgttctataggttagtgtgtgtatacgtgtaggtgaacatgtgtgttctataggttagtgtgtgtgtatatgtgtatgtgaacATGTGTGTTCTAAAGGTAGGTGAATATTTGTGTTATATAGGTAGGTGAATATGTGTGTTCTAtaggttagtgtgtgtgtatacgtgtcggTGAACATGTGTGTTCTATATGTTagggtgtgtgtatatgtgtaggtGAACATGTGTTTTCTATaggttatagtgtgtgtatacgtgttggtgaacatgtgtgttctataggttagtgtgtgtatacgtgttggtgaacatgtgtgttctataggttagtgtgtgtatacgtgtaggtgaacatgtgtgttctataggttagtgtgtgtatacgtgtaggtgaacatgtgtgttctataggttagtgtgtgtgtgttcaatgtgtaggTGAACGTGTGTTATATAGGTAGATGAACATGTGTGTTCTAtagcttagtgtgtgtgtgtatacgtttaGGTGAACGTGTGTTCTATTGGttattgtgtgtatacatgtaggtGAACATAGGttagtgtgtgttcagtgtgtagagatgaacatgtgtgttctataggttagtgtgtgtatacgtgtaggtgaacatgtgtgttctataggttagtgtgtgtgttcaatgtgtaggTGAACGTGTGTGTTCTATAGGTTagtgtgtgtgttcaatgtgtaggTGAACGTGTGTGTTCTAtaggttagtgtgtgtgtatacgtgtatgtgaACATGTGTGTTCTAAAGGTAGGTGAATATTTGTGTTATATAGGTAGGTGAATATGTGTGTTCTATAGGTTAgggtgtgtgtatacgtgtcggTGAACATGTGTGTTCTATATGTTagggtgtgtgtatatgtgtaggtgaacatgtgtgttctataggttatagtgtgtgtatacgtgttggtgaacatgtgtgttctataggttagtgtgtgtgtgttcaatgtgtaggTGAACGTGTGTTATATAGGTAGATGAACATGTGTGTTCTAtagcttagtgtgtgtgtgtatacgtgtaggtGAACGTGTGTTCTATTGGttattgtgtgtatacatgtaggtGAACATAGGttagtgtgtgttcagtgtgtagagatgaacatgtgtgttctataggttagtgtgtgtatacgtgtaggtgaacatgtgtgttctataggttagtgtgtgtatacgtgttggTGAACATGTGTGTTCTATAGGTTAGTGTGTGTGGTCAGTGTGTAGAGATGAACATGTGTGTTCTATAGGTTagtgtgtgtgttcaatgtgtaggTGAACGTGTGTGTTCTATAGGTTagtgtgtgtgttcagtgtgtacagatgaacatgtgtgttctataggttagtgtgtgttcaatgtgtaggTGAACGTGTGTGTTCTATAGGTTagtgtgtgtgttcagtgtgtacagatgaacatgtgtgttctataggttagtgtgtgttcaatgtgtaggTGAACGTGTGTGTTCTATAGGTTagtgtgtgtgttcaatgtgtaggTGAACATGTGTGTTCTATAGGTTAGTGTGGGTTCAGTGTGTAGGTGAACATGTGTGTTCTATAGGTTagtgtgtgtgttcaatgtgtaggtgaacatgtgtgttttataggttagtgtgtgtgttcaatgtgtaggtgaacatgtgtgttctataggttagtgtgtgtgttcaatgtgtaggtgaacatgtgtgttctataggttagtgtgtgtgttcaatgtgtaggtgaacatgtgtgttctataggttagtgtgtgtgttcaatgtgtaggATAACATGTGTGTTACATAAGTAGGTGAACATGTGTGTTCTATAAATTAACGCGTGTATGTCGGTGATCACGTGACTTGGCCTGTTCTGTAGGTTAGCATGTGTATACGTGTCGCTAATTAGCACCCATCTGTCTTGTGTGCGTTGATGAGTAAAAAGTAAAAAGGAGAGCATCAGCTGTCGCTGGTCACCATGGAAACGAGGTGCCGTAATTATGGCGTGAAATGACATGAAAGTAATGAAAGATGCGGGCCAAGGTGCGCGTCCTGTTCTGGTCCACTGGCTCCAGATGCCATACGCTAACATGAAGATGTTACGCAATGGTCTGCGGGACACACCCACTCCTCATCAATCTACAAAGTCGCCCGTGACGTCATCACGTGTGCCACTGACCTGCTATCAGTCACGTGTCCGTGCGCGGGTCCTCTGAGAGTTTGGAGGGACACAAAGGTTTGGGGTCGGAACCTGAGAGAGGAGAGACGCGCGCCGGACGCGCACCGCGCACAGGGGCAGGTGGAAGAGCTCCAGTCGCGATATGTACAGGTGTCCTGCAGGGGAAGCCCCGCCCCTACAGGTCAGTTTCCCGTGTGTCGAGGCAGAAGGCGTACAGAGAACTTTTCAGGTCCAAACTGCTGTTGGCCTTCACGTTGCTCTTGTCCAGCCCCCCCGCCGAGTCCTTGCGCTCCTGGTCGTCGTGTTTGAGTTCGGGGGAGGCGGGCTCGTCTTTGAGGGAGGACTGGTCCTGGTCGGTCTCGCGGTGGTAGAAGTAGTTGAAGTTGGACACGATGACGGGCACGGGCAGCGCGATGGTCAGCACGCCCGCGATGGCGCACAGCGAGCCCACGATCTTCCCGCCCACCGTCACCGGCCTCATGTCGCCGTAGCCCACCGTCGTCATGGTAACCACAGCCCACCAGAAGGCGTCGGGGATGCTGGAGAAGTGCGACTCGGGCTCGTCGGCCTCGGCGAAGAAGACGGCGCTGGAGAACAGGATGACACCGATGAAGAGGAAGAAGATGAGCAGGCCCAATTCGCGCATGCTGGCCTTGAGGGTCTGACCCAGGATCTGCAGACCCTTGGAGTGGCGGGACAGCTTGAAGATGCGGAAGACGCGCACCAGGCGGATAACGCGCAGGATGGCCAGCGACATCGCCTGCTGGCCGTTCTGGTGCTCCTGACCCTGCTCGGCCAGCTCGGTTCCGAGCGTGATGAAGTAGGGCATGATGGACATGATGTCGATGATGTTCATGACGGTCTTGGAGAACTCGGACTTACTGGGGCACGCGAAGAAGCGCACGAAGAGTtcgaaggtgaaccagatgacaCAGGTGGTCTCGATGATGAAGAATGGGTCGCTGAAGGTCAGCGAGGGCCGTACCGCGGTACCGTTGTCCGGCCGGCTGGTCGCCGGAAGCTCTCGCTCGTCACGGAACTCGGGCAGCGTCTCCAGGCAGAAGGTGATAATGGAGATGGTGATGACGAGCACGGACACGATGGCGATGCCGCGTGCTGGACTGGAACTTTCCGGGTACTCGAAAATGAGCCACACCTGCTTCTGGAACTCATTCTGGGGCAACGGCTTCTCCTCCTCCTTGATGAAGCCCTCATCCTCACGGAAGCGCTCCATGGCCTCCTCGCCCAGCTGGTAGAAGCGGATCTCGTCTGCGAACACGTCGATCGACACGTTAACGGGTCGCCGGATCTTCCCGCCGGACTGGTAGAAGTAGAGAATGCCGTCAAAACTGGGTCGGTTCCTGTCGAAGAAGTACTCGTTGCGCAGCGGGTCGAAGTACTTGATCCTCTTGGCGGGGTCCCCCAGCAGCGTGTCCGGGAACTGGTTCAGTGTCCCCAACTGGGTCTCGTACCTCAGGCCAGCGATGTTGATGAGCACGCGCTCGTTGCTGTCTGAGTCCAGGTCCAAGTCCAGCAAGTCGTCATCAAACAGATGTGGACTGTGGTCTGCGCGCAACAGCGCGTCCATGGCGTTCTCGCTGCAGCTCAGCGTGCTGTTCATGTCGTTGATCCTCCACGCTccctgaggaggaggaggaagaggaggatgatgatgatgtggaggaggagaaggaggcggAGGAGGGTTCCCCCCCCCTCCACCACCGTGCGTGTTCAGTTCTTTGCTAAAGTCCTCCACCAGTCCGGACTGGACCAGGTCCAGCTGCTCTCCATTGTTGGTGCCTCCGTTCTCAAAGCTGACCAGTGCAACCTCCATCTCAGTGACGTCTCActctctcatgtctcatgtctcatcGCGTCTCCTCCCGCGCTGCCATCCTCTGCTCGTGCGTGtgaagatgaagatgatgatgatgatgatgatgatgatgtccgAAGTGAAGTGAAAATGTGAGGACGTTAGAGGGGCAGCCTCCCTCCCCCTCGTCGCTCCGCCCCCTGACCATCCCCCACCCCCTCcatgtgcgcgtgtgcgtgttgACTCTCACACTGGATCAGATTCATGCTTTTTAttctaaatatcaaataatgATGTAGAATCACACTCAGTTTCACCAGAGGGGAGCAGCATCAGGAGTTGAGGAAATAAAAGGCAAAACACATatttttgtctaaaaaaaatgtgtgatatgtacattttcagatttTTCTGTATGGCGCAATTGTTTGGGTACAGCTGTGAGGGGCAGGAAGTGTGCCAACACAAGCCTGGGTGTGCTTATGCGGAGACGAAAAGGCGAGACGTTAGGCATCGGAGCAGGGATCTAGCCTTTGGCTGGCaatagtgccaaggagaagcAAAAGCTTGTACCTCCTCTGTGGTTAAGTGTCCTGTTTGGGAACATTTAGTGGTGAAATATGTTAacaaagtgaagaaaaaaaaaattatatatatatatatatatatatacacatatatatccatccatccatcttcttccgcttatcagaggtcgggtcgcgggggcagcagcctaagcagggaagcccagacttccctctccccagccacttcgtccagctcctcccgggggatcccgaggcgttcccaggcaacgtgtcctgggtcttccccgtggcctcctaccggtcggacgtgcccggaacacctccatagggaggcgttcgggtggcattctgaccagatgcccgaaccacctcatctggctcctctcgatgtggaggagcagcggctttactttgagctcctcccacacacatatatatatacatatatgcatatatatgtgtgtatatatatatatatatatatatatatatatatatatatatatatatatatattatatatatatatatatatatatatatatatatatatatatatatttatttatttatttatttatttatttatttatttatttatttatttatttatttatatatatatatatatatatatatatatatatatttatttatttatttatttatttatttatttatttatttatttatttatttatttatatatatatatatatatatatatatatatatatatatatatatatatatatatatatatatatatatacacacacatatatggatatatatatatatatatatatatatatatatatatatatatatatatatatatatatatatatatacacacacatatatggatatatatatatatatatatatatatatatatatatatatatatatatatatatatatatatatatatatatacacatatatggatatatatgtgtgtatatactgtatgtatatgtatgtatatatatatgtgtgtgtatatacgtatatatatgtgtgtatatatatatatacacatatatatacatatgtatatacggtatatgtgtgtgtatatatatatatatatacacacatatatatatatatatacatatatatatatatacatatatacagatgtgtatatatatatatatatatatatatatatatatatatatatacagatgtatatatatatatatatatatatatatacatacatataatatatacatatatatatatatatacatacatataatatatacatatatgtatgtatgtatatatgtgcatatatgtatgtatgtatatatgtgtatatatatgtatgtaaatgtgtatatgtgtatatatacactatattgccaaaagtatttggccacccatccaaattatgagaattaggtgtcctaatcacttggcccggccacaggtgtataaaatcaagcacttaggcatggagactgtttctacaaccaTTTGTGAaacaatgggccgctctcagtgatttccagcatggaactgtcataggatgccacctgtgcaagaaatccagtcgtgaaattttctctatcctaaatattccaaagtcaactgtcggctttattataagaaaatggaagagtttgggaacaacagcaactcagccaccaagtggtaggtcacataaactgacagagaggggtcagcggatgctgtagcacatagtgcaaagaggtcgccaactttctgcacagtcagttgctacaaagctccaaacttctcttgaccttccaattagcccacgtacagtacgcagagagcttcatggaatgggtttccatggtcgagcagctgcatctaagccatacatcaccaagtccaatccaaagtgtgggatgcagtggtgtaaagcacatcgccactggactctagagcagtggagacgccttctctggaatgatgaatcatgcttttccatctggcaatctgatgggcgagtctgggtttggaggttgtcaggagaacgctacatttcggtctccattgtgccgagtgggaaatttggtggaggaggaattatggtgtggggttgtttttcaggatttgGGTTTTGCCCCTTGGTTCAGAATATcccaaacattttggacaatttcatgcttccaaccttgtgggaacagtttggagcgggctgcttcttcttccaacatgactgtgcaccagtgcgcaAAGAAACGTCcatagacatggatgacagagtctggtgtggatgagcttgactggcctgcacagagtcctgacctgaatctgatagaacacctttgggatgaattaaaactgagactgagagccaggccttctcgaccaacatcagtgtgtgacctcaccaatacgCTTTTGGAAGAGTGGtggaaaaattcctataaacacactccgcaaccttgtggacagccttcccagaagagttgaagctgtaatagctgcaaaaggtggaccgatatcatattgaaccctatgggttaggaatgtgatggcacttcaagttcatatgtgagtcaaggcaggtggccaaatacttttggcattatagggtatgtatatatgtatgtgtgtgtgtgtgtatatatatatgtataaatgcgtgtatatatgtgtatgtaaaaatgtgtgtatgtgtgtatatatgtagatgtacACTTTTTTGTGTGTTCGAAATGTATGCATAGAAtgtgtatgtataagtatgaGATGGAAATGTGCACGCGCTCAGGAGTTGTCTCTTATGCtgcttatatatg includes these proteins:
- the LOC133661440 gene encoding potassium voltage-gated channel subfamily A member 1, translating into MEVALVSFENGGTNNGEQLDLVQSGLVEDFSKELNTHGGGGGGNPPPPPSPPPHHHHPPLPPPPQGAWRINDMNSTLSCSENAMDALLRADHSPHLFDDDLLDLDLDSDSNERVLINIAGLRYETQLGTLNQFPDTLLGDPAKRIKYFDPLRNEYFFDRNRPSFDGILYFYQSGGKIRRPVNVSIDVFADEIRFYQLGEEAMERFREDEGFIKEEEKPLPQNEFQKQVWLIFEYPESSSPARGIAIVSVLVITISIITFCLETLPEFRDERELPATSRPDNGTAVRPSLTFSDPFFIIETTCVIWFTFELFVRFFACPSKSEFSKTVMNIIDIMSIMPYFITLGTELAEQGQEHQNGQQAMSLAILRVIRLVRVFRIFKLSRHSKGLQILGQTLKASMRELGLLIFFLFIGVILFSSAVFFAEADEPESHFSSIPDAFWWAVVTMTTVGYGDMRPVTVGGKIVGSLCAIAGVLTIALPVPVIVSNFNYFYHRETDQDQSSLKDEPASPELKHDDQERKDSAGGLDKSNVKANSSLDLKSSLYAFCLDTRETDL